In the Pongo abelii isolate AG06213 chromosome 18, NHGRI_mPonAbe1-v2.0_pri, whole genome shotgun sequence genome, gcacatgcctgtaatctcagctactcaggaggctgaggcaggagaatcgcttgaatcggggaggaggaggttgcagtgagctgggattacgccactgcactccagcctggaacagagtgagactccatctcaaaaacaaaaacaaaaacaaaaacaaaatagtttaggccaagtgcggtggctcaggcctgttttcctagttactggggaggctgaggcaggaggatcgcttgaggctgggaggtgaaggctgtagtgagctgtgactgcaccactgcactccagcccaggtgacagaacgagatcctgttgctaaaaaaacaaaaataaaatattaaaaaatgcacGATATAgtggccgggcggggtggctcatgcctgtaatcccagcactttgagaggccgaggcgggccgatcacaaggtcaggagatcgagaccagcctggctaacatggtgaaaccccgtctctactaaaaaaaaaaaaaaaaaaaaaaaaaaaaattagccaggcgtggtggcaggtgcctgtagtcccagctggaggctgaggcaggaggatggcgtgaacctgggaggcggagcttgcagtgagctgagatcgcaccactacagtccaacctgggtgacagagtgagactttgtctcaaaaaaaaaaaagtatgatataGTAAtatctgctttttcctttttgcaaTAGCTTTATTGGGATACAATTGACATTCTACACACTTCactcatatattttttatttatttattattatttttttgaagagacagggtcttgctatattgccctggctagtctcaaactcctgggcttatgtgatcctcctgcctcagcttcccaaattgttgggataaTAGGCCTGAGCCATAGAGTCCAgcctctaaaaagaaagaaagtcacttCTTTATACCATAGTACTGCaaattctagccagagcaactagacaagaaaataaaataaaaggcattcagattggaaagaaagaactgaaaCCATCTCTATTCCCAtatgacatgattttttttctttctttttttttttgagacagagtctcgctctgttgcccaggctacagtgcagtggcgtgatctcagctcactgcgagctccacctcctgggttcaagccattctcctgcctcagcttcctgagtagccgggattacaggcatgcaccaccatgtccagctaatttttgtatttttagtagagacggggtttcaccacgttgaccaggctggtcttgaactcctgacctcgtgatccactcgcctcggcctcccaaagtgctgggattacagacgtgagccagtgtgccccgCTCCATATGTCACAATCTTATACAAACAAATTCCCAAGGAATTAattaaaaactattagaactaataaatgcatTTGGAAGgcttgcaggatacaagatcaatacacAAAGCTCaattgttggccaggcgtggtggctcacgcctgtaatcccagcactttgagaggccaaggcgggtggatcatctgaggccacgagtttgagaccagcctggccaacatggcgaaactccgtctctactaaaaatacaaaaaaacaccagccaggtgtggtggcgacctcctgtaattccagctactcgggagcctgaggcaggagaactgcttgaacctgggaggcggaggctgcagtgagcagagatcatgccattattgcactccagcctgggcaacaagagcgacactctgtctaaaaacaaacaaacaaacctcatTTGTATGTTATACACCTGCAATGgataatttaaataagaaaacaattccattcacaatagcagcAAAAAGAACATAGGCTTGTTCAAGACTCATTAAGTAAATTCTAGCAGTGGGAGACCTAACCATTTCAAATAGTGGCTTGTGTGCTCTCTACCCCAATATTACCGTACCTGTGAATTCTGTTGGTGACAAAGTCACAGGCCCTGCAGCTATGACTGTAGCTTGTTCCTTATATCCGCAATTGAACGAATTAGAGGAATGCAGTCACATCAGAGGCCATTTGAGAATAAAGGTCGGATTTTTCCTCATTCAAATTCACAGAccaggctcacatctgtaatcccagcaccttgggaagccaaggcaggaggatttcttgatccccggagtttgagaccagcatgggcaacataaggaggccccatctctacaaaaaattaaaatattagctggttgtggtggcgcgGGTCTGTAGTCCCGCCTACTCGTCCTGGCCGCAGAGTCAGCGTCTCCGGAGCGCCTCCTTCTCCCGCCCTGGGGCTCACGTGGGAATTTCACCCTCCATTGGAGGGGGCTCAGACCAGGGCTTCTAGACCTCCTTTTGGTCCgtggatttatttttgagacagagtcttgctctatggcccaggccggagtgcagcggtgcagtcacagctcactgcagcctcaatctcctgggctcaagcgatcctcctgcctcagcctcccgagtgggcCTTCCTCCGTGGGAAAGCGTTAAAACGATAGTTAACGGTTGCGTCGGTATAAAGACGAATGCAATTCGAGAAggattcattattattttgttttttcttctgattttaacaGAAATTGGCGTTGAACATTTCCACGCGCCCCGTGAGCGCCGGGCCACGGGGGTCCGGGGCGGTGGGGGGCTGCGGACAGCGTCGGCGCGGGGGCTCCCCGGCGGGCGGGGGCGGGTCTGGGGCTGGCACCGCCCTCCGCGCCCTCTCCTCGCGCCCACAGCGGCCCGCGGGCCGGGCGTCATGGGCGGCCTCTTCTGGCGCTCCGCGCTGCAGGGGCTGCGCTGCGGCCCGCGGGCCCAGGGCCCGAGCCTGCTAGCGCGGCACAGCTCGGGTGAGTGGGGCCGCGCGCCCCGGCGGGGACACGGGGGGCGGAAGGGGCGCGCGCCGCTCGGCCTTTGTCCGCGCACGTGCGGGCCGGGGTCCGACTCCCCCAGAGGCCTGGGGTCGCGGGCTGCGGGGTCCGTCCGAGTTGGGGAAGGCGCCGGCTTGCACCCGCACGCCCCTCCAGTGCCCGGCCGGCTCTGCGGCTCCTTCTCgcctccccaggccccaggctgcAGGCGCCCGGCGAGTTGGCAGCCTGGGCGGGTCCGGGGCGACCGAGGGCCCGGGAGCGAAAGGAAGGCAGAGGCGGTGAGGGGTCTCCCggccggggtgggggtgggggatgtggGGGGGTGAGGGagtcggggggtgggggtgagggggtgggagGGATGGGGAGCCGCTCCGCTGGGGCGTTCGCTGAAGGCCGAGTTAGGCCAGAATCTGACTGGGACGTCAGGCCCCAAGTCCCCGGCCCCGCCGCTGCCCGGCCCCCCCAGCTGCCACCTCACAGGACGATCCATGTCCCAGGGCTCCCTCCATCGGCTCTGAAAAGTGAGCCGCCGCCTACAATGCCCGCACCAGCCGCAGCAGAGCCCCAGGCTACACAAGGCGCCCTGCGAACTGGGTTTTGGGGGAACAAACCAACCAGGGGGTCTTCCTCCTGGCCTGGCGGGGCCCCTTTGGCTCTGTCCAGCCTCTCTGTGGGTCATACAGGGTCTGGGCTCCTCTGGAAACCAGGGACCCGATGCCGGAGGGTAGCTTGGCTCTGGAGCAGCCTGGGACTGTAGGAGGGTGAGGACGTCTTCTGTTTCCCTGGCAGCGTCCCCTCCAGAGGAGGACGGCTGGGGCGGAGCTCAGTGCTGACTCTGGGTCTGGAAGCACAGGCCTTGAAACTCCACAGCAGCACAGGCCCCGTCTCCTGGCTCGGGCAGAATCCTGCTACCTTCCCTCTTCAATCTTCAGGCCCCTTTTGTCCCTGTTTCCAGGGCTCACCTGGTGGGGAAAGTGTGTTTCACCCTGGTTCCCTGCCACTCCTTCACCTCAGACACAGGGTGGGCTCTGGGTCCTTCCTCATGTGGAAAGCCTGGGCTTCAGACCATGTGTGTCGTCATCCAGAAGGGCTGGAGTCAAAAGTGAGGCTGGAGTTTTGCAGGATCTCCAGACTTCCCTGCGGCCACTGAGCTGGGCTGTGCCTCCGTGGACCTCAGGGTGGTCCCTGAGCTGGGCTGTGCCTCCATGGACCTCAGGGTGGTTGCTGAGCTGGGCTGTGCCTCCATGGACCTCAGGGTGGTCGCTGGGCTGGCCTGTCCCTCCCTGGACCTTGAGGTGGTCCCTGAGCTGGGCTTTGCCTCCCTGGACCTCGGGGTGGTCCCTGAGCTGGGCAGTGCCTCCCTGAACCTCGGGGCGATCTCAGGCAGCTTCTGCCTCTGCTGGGAGGAGCCATGGCCCCTGGGAGAGGCTAGAAGCCCTGGGGACACATTGCCTTGGGTGTCCCTGACAGGGACTATCATGGGGGCGTTTCTGGCTGTGGGCACCATCCTTATCCCTTCCAGAGTGCCCTGCTTAGGGGCAGACACCCTGAAGCCTGGTGACCCCTGGGCTCCGGCTGGGAAACCCGGATGGTGGGGACGTGAAAGGTGAGGTGGCAGTGCCTCTGACCCCTTGCCTTTTAAAGGAGGGCCCTCCTGGACCCGGGAGCGGACCCTGGTGGCAGTGAAGCCAGATGGCGTGCAACGGCGGCTCGTTGGGGACGTGatccagcgctttgagaggcggGGCTTCACACTGGTGGGGATGAAGATGCTGCAGGTAGTGGGGCTCTGGGCTTGTGGGTATCCCTGTGGGGACGGGGTTGGGGGATCCTTCTCAGTCTTTCACATCCCAGCCAGCGCTGGGGCAGGGCCTGGCTTTGGCAGTTGAAGGGGCAGTAGGGATCTATTCTGCGGTAGGGGTGCTGCCCATGCTGGTGTTATCTGCAAGGTGCCTGAGGTCAGGGCATCACAGCTGCTGTGCTAGTGCCCAGGTTTACTCTCTGcggctcctcctccttccctctaaTGCCACCCAGGCACCAGAGAGCGTCCTTGCCGAGCACTACCAGGACCTGCGGAGGAAGCCCTTCTACCCTGCCCTCATCCGCTACATGAGCTCTGGGCCTGTGGTGGCCATGGTACGGCAGGGCAGGGGTGGTGGGAGGGCCTATGGGTAAAGGGCGTGTGGGTGTGTCTTTCCCCCCAGCAAAGGGAGGGGCCCTGGATTGAGCCCAGGGGCCCTTGGTGTTCCCCACTTCTCCCCAACCATTATCTCTCGCTGCAGGTCTGGGAAGGGTACAATGTTGTCCGCGCCTCGAGGGCCATGATTGGACACACCGACTCGGCTGAGGCTGCCCCAGGAACCATAAGGGGTGACTTCAGCGTCCACATCAGCAGGTACGGGGGTCCTGATACACCAGGCTGCTGCTGGGGGCAAGGAGGGCCATCACTTGGGGTGGTGGCAGATCCACGAGACCTGGCTGTCTTGCTGTGCTAGGATGAAGCCAAGTGGGACGTGACAGCTCACACTGGTGAGAGCTGCGTTCTCCCAGGGCACACAGGGCAATGAGGTGTTCCCTTTGTGTTGTGTGTACCGTGCCATCGTTGCCTGTTACCTGACACCCCAAGGGGTTGGCAAGGGGCAACTTTGGGGGAAATGAGGCTCCCAAAAGCTGGGGCCTGGGCGGGTCCACGAGGCTGTAAGAGGCCGAGGCCAGGCTGGAACCCGGTTTCCCAGCTCCACTGTTACTCCTTCCCTGTCTGCAGTCACAGGCTTGCTCCCCTAGACAGAGGGCAACAGGGGAGCAGCAGGTGGTCCCTGGGACTCCTCAGGGTGCACATGAAGCCTGAGCCTCACATTGCTCCTGTCCTGGCACAGGAACGTCATCCACGCCAGCGACTCCGTGGAGGGGGCCCAGCGGGAGATCCAGCTGTGGTTCCAGAGCAGTGAGCTGGTGAGCTGGGCAGACGGGGGCCAGCACAGCAGCATCCACCCAGCCTGAGGCTCAAGCTGCCCTTACCACCCCATCCCCCACGCAGGACCAACTACCTCCATCAGCAAGAACCCAAGCCCACATCCAAACCTGCCTGTCCCAAACCACTTACTTTCCTGTTCAcctctgccccaccccagcccagaGGAGTTTGAGCCACCAACTTCAGTGCCTTTCTGTACCCCAAGCCAGCACAAGATTGGACCAATCCTTTTTGCACCAGAGTGCCGGACAACCTTTGTGGTGGGGGGGTCTTCACGTTATCGTAATCTCTCCTCTAAAGGGGAGGCATTAAAATTCACTGTGCCCAGCAGATGGGTGGTACACTAATTATGACTTCCGCCAACTCTGAGGTAGAAATGACGCTTTTATGCAAGTTGTAAGGAGTTGAACAGTAAAGATGAAGTTTTGCACACCTAGTTCCATAACGTTGTTGGATGTATGAGCCAGGCAGGGGTCCAGAGACCACCAGCCTGCAATCCGGAGAACCCAAGCTAGGCGCGAGCCGGTGCTGTGATCCCGCCAAAGGAGGAGCTGCCTTCCCCGGGAAGGGGCAGAAAGGGGCCGGCGGACTGAGGCCACCCAGCGCAGAAAGAGCCTGGCAGCCTTTACTGTAGCGGTGGCGGCTCTATCACGCCCCTGAAGCCGCTGGCCCGCGGGTGTGTCCAGCTCAGGAGCGGCCCTGCATGTTTTTCCCCCGTGGCCGTCGCGGACCCCCGTCTTCCAACAGTGGTGCGGGCGGGGCGCCCCGTCCTGGGTTCGCGGCATAGCCCCGCCCGGGCCCCCACGCGGAACAGAAGTACcgggcccctttttttttttgagacggagtctcgctctgtcgcccaggatagagtgtagtggcgagatctcggctcactgcaacctccgcctcccgggttcaagcgattctcctgcctcagcctcctgagtagatgggactacaggcaccagccacaacgcccggctaatttctgtatttttagtaaagacggggtttcaccatgttgtccaggatggtctcgaactcctgacctcgtgacccgcccgcctcggcctcccaaagtgctaggattacaagtgtgagccaccccgcccggccccgGACCCTTCTTTATTGGCCTCAAAACGGGTCATTTTGGGAAGCGGCGCGGGGCCGGCCGCGCTTTCCTGGGCCCCGGCCCTCCCCACGGTGTTTACGGGGAGGCTTACGGGGAGGCGAACGGGGAGCCCAGAGGCTGCGAGCCTGGCCTGGACCCAGGAGCCAGGGGTATCCTATCCCACAAGTCTTGGAGGCTCTGAACGCGGCGCTGACGCCGAATACTTGTGAAAAAAACTCACGGAGGACACCCGCAGACCGCCGGGCTTCCGCCGCGGGAaccgccccccccgccccgcaCTGCGCCTGCGCCTGCGCCTGCGCCTCGCGCGCCGACTTCCAGTCCCAGCAGGCCGCGCGCGGGGGCGGGGCTTCCGGGGAGAattgggggaggggcggggcctcCGGGAAGCCATCAGAGGAGGGGCGGGGCGTCCGGGGAGTGGGGCGGGGCTCCCGGTTCCAGGAGAGTTCGCAGCTGCGCGCCGggtcctggaggctgaggcagctctCGCCCGTTGTCCCCGCAGTCCCCGAGGCGAGCGCCATGGCCCAGCCGCCGCCCGACGTGGAGGGGGACGACTGTCTCCCCGCGTACCGCCACCTCTTCTGCCCGGACCTGCTGCGGTGAGCGGGGCCTGGGAAGCGGGCGCAGCCTCGGTGCAGGGTCCGGTCCGCGGGCGCCGGCGTCCCCACGTGGTCCCCAAGGGCTCGTGTGTTAGGAAACCTGTCTCGCCcggctcctttctttcttttttcttttttttttttttttttttgagacggaatctcgctctgtcacccaggctggagtgcagtggcacgatctccgctcactgcaacctgtgcctcccgggttccagcgattctcctgcctcagcccggctaattttttgtatttttagtagagagggggtgtcaccgtgttggtcaggctcttctcgaactcctgacctcaggtgatccacccgcctcggcttcccaaagtgctgggatttacaggcttgagccaccgagcccggcccaaCCTGGCCTCTTTCTTAACAGAAAATTTTAGGTTGAAATCATTTTTCCGGAAGACCCAGAAGGCCCAGGAATGCCAGGTTTTGCCCAGCAGCTCTTCATTTTCCTGCAAACGCCTTGGTGTTCACAAGAGAAGGCAGCCCGGGCAAAGGTCGATCCTCCCCGGTCACCTGCCCTCACTCGGCTAATGGGCggatccttttgttttttttttccttttctttttttcgattGGCAACATTTTCaagtttctattaaaattttgatcttttgccaggagcagtggctcacgtctgtaatcccagcgctttgggaggccgaggtgggtagatcacctgaggtccggagttcgagaccagcctggccaacatggtgaaaccccgtctctgctaaaaatacaaaaaattagccgggtgtggtggtgcacacctgtaatcccaactacttgggaggccgaggcaggagaatcgcttgaactcgggaggtggaggttgcagtgagccaagattgcgccattgcactgggcagcaagagtgaaactccatgtcaaaaaaagaaaaaaaaatttttttaaattatgttctcCAAGGACAGGTATTGACAATTCTCTTTGAGTGTTCTGcagtaaaaaaaatttctttttgaaacggagtctcattctgggttcaagcaattcttctgcctcagcctcccaattctcctgcttcagcctcagtgCGCCCAagtgggactataggtgcacgccaccacgctgggctaattgtatttctagtagaggtgaggtttcaccgtgttggtcaggctggtctggaactcctggcctcagatgatccacctgcctcggcttcccaaagtgctgggattacaggagtgagacactgcacctggcccaaaattaATCTTTAATAATTAAGAATAGGAAAGGCAACTTGGAGCTCTGCAAAAGTAGGAGATTGCCATCCATCTGGTACAATTTGTGCCAGTCATACCAATCAGTACACATTTAATACGTACAAGAAAatctctaataaataaaaaagccatATTATCCTGACCTAGCTTGCTGAATCTCAGGAATCATATTTGATATTAGTGCCATGCAGGGCTTAGGAGAGAGGAAATTATAACCTCTATCTTGTTTAAGCCAgggtatttttctctcttctatctacttctgtcaatttttgtCAAAAGACAACAAAATACACTTTCCCCCACTGCACTTTGCAAGTTTGTGTCAGCacaagttcaggaccagcctgagcaacaaaacgATACCCCTCTctagaaaaatagatgaaaaattagctgggcacgctggcatgcacctgtagtcccagctacttgggaggctgaagcaggaggatccttcttgcccaagaggtcaaggcggcagtgagccgtgatggtgccactgcactccagcctggacaacgtagcaagaacctgtctcaaaataaataaataggcctggtgtggtggctcatgcctgtaatcccagcactttgggaggcagaggcgggtggatcacgaggtcaggagatcgagaccatcctggctaacacggtgaaacctcgtctctactaaaaaatacaaaaaaattagccgggcatcgtggcgggcgcctgtagtcccagctactcgggaggctgaggcaggagaatggcgtgaacccgggaggcggagtttgcagtgagcctagatcgtgccactgcactccagcctgggcgacagagcgagactccatctcaaaaaaaattaaaaaaataaaaaaatactataactttatgaattttcattttatttatttatttatttatttttgaagaccatgttttgctgttgtcacccaggctggagtgcagtggcgtgatctcggctcaccacaacgtccgcctcccaggttcaagtgattcttctacctcagcctcccgagtagctgggattacaggcatgcgccaccacacccggctaattttttgtatttttagtagagacggggtttctccatgttggtcaggctggtctcgaactcccgacctcaggtgatccgcccgccttggcctcctaaagtgctgtgattacaggtgtgagccacggcacccggccgaattttccttttaaatcattATCGTATAGCAATATGGGGGGTGTATTTTAACAgggctcttttattttttatttatttttattttattttatttatacatattttttgagatggagtctcgctcttttgcccaggctggagtgcagtggtgcgatctcagctcactgcagcatccgcctcccgggttcaagctattctcctgcctcagccgcccaagtagctgggattacaggcacccactaccacgcccagctgatttttgtatttttagtatagacagggttttaccatattgtccaagctggtctcgatttcctgatcttgtggcccacccaccttggccttccaaagtgctgggagccaccggCCCGGCCCAATAGGGCTCTTTTAAAAGAGCCTCCTTTTTTATTCTCAGGGACAAAGTGGCCTTCATCACAGGTGGCGGCTCTGGGATTGGGTTCCGGATTGCTGAGATTTTCATGCGGTGAGACTGCTCTGTGTCCCTTCCCTGCTCCTCGCTTCtccctgcctgggccctgctggATGCCTGACCCCTGGCAAGACGTTGGTGGGAGGTAGATGTCCCCTGCTCAGCTACCCGACAGGATCCAGGTGCCTGCCAGAGGGACTGGGGAGGGGTCTAGGATTGCCCTGGGGAGAGTCAGGACTTCGAGGCTCCTACAGGTCAGTGGAGATTGTGTGGCTCTGGTCTGGGGCCTGCTGGGACCTCGAGAGTCAGGGCTGTGTCAGGCCCCAGGGCTGGCGCCCTGCAGAGCACATTTTCTCTTGGGACACAATTATGTGGCTTCAGGCCAGGGTCAGCAACTTATCCCACCTGACAGTGGCTAGAGttaggctggggtgggggtgagggaccCTTCCTCAGTTCCGCTGAGGCCCCTGCTTTTCAGACCAGAAAGGTGAGTCCCACAGGAAGAGATTTGGCCGTTCCACTGGTGGCTCTGTGCTCAGGGCATCTGAGGACCAGATGGGACATTGCAGCTCCAGTGGGACCTGCCTGGCAGGGGTAGCTACCTTTATGGTTATTGTGGGCAAGCAACCCCCGAACCAGAAGAGCCGAGAAACCAAAGAACAAGGCAGACAGATCCCGTTTGTCCGTGTCGGGTGATTTTCCCGGGGAATTTATGGGCAGAAGCGTAGTCTTGGGTGGCTGTGAGACAGGCGTCTCCATGCTGTTACCCTCAGGCCCAGGGCTTCTATACCACAGGGAAAGGGGTCCCGCTTCAGAGGGAGTGTGTAGGAATTCGTTTCGGAGAACATCAAGGTTGTTTTGACCTAAGGGCAGGACTTAACTTTGTGC is a window encoding:
- the NME4 gene encoding nucleoside diphosphate kinase, mitochondrial isoform X2; this encodes MGGLFWRSALQGLRCGPRAQGPSLLARHSSGGPSWTRERTLVAVKPDGVQRRLVGDVIQRFERRGFTLVGMKMLQAPESVLAEHYQDLRRKPFYPALIRYMSSGPVVAMVWEGYNVVRASRAMIGHTDSAEAAPGTIRGDFSVHISRNVIHASDSVEGAQREIQLWFQSSELPRGV
- the NME4 gene encoding nucleoside diphosphate kinase, mitochondrial isoform X1, whose product is MGGLFWRSALQGLRCGPRAQGPSLLARHSSGGPSWTRERTLVAVKPDGVQRRLVGDVIQRFERRGFTLVGMKMLQAPESVLAEHYQDLRRKPFYPALIRYMSSGPVVAMVWEGYNVVRASRAMIGHTDSAEAAPGTIRGDFSVHISRNVIHASDSVEGAQREIQLWFQSSELVSWADGGQHSSIHPA
- the NME4 gene encoding nucleoside diphosphate kinase, mitochondrial isoform X3, with protein sequence MGGLFWRSALQGLRCGPRAQGPSLLARHSSGGPSWTRERTLVAVKPDGVQRRLVGDVIQRFERRGFTLVGMKMLQVWEGYNVVRASRAMIGHTDSAEAAPGTIRGDFSVHISRNVIHASDSVEGAQREIQLWFQSSELVSWADGGQHSSIHPA
- the NME4 gene encoding nucleoside diphosphate kinase, mitochondrial isoform X4, translated to MKMLQAPESVLAEHYQDLRRKPFYPALIRYMSSGPVVAMVWEGYNVVRASRAMIGHTDSAEAAPGTIRGDFSVHISRNVIHASDSVEGAQREIQLWFQSSELVSWADGGQHSSIHPA